The Gloeocapsa sp. PCC 73106 DNA segment CGCCATTTTACGCTCAGAGGTTTTACAGCTTGAATCGGCGGGACTTTCTGGGAGTGATACTAATTTGAAGTTAAATTTAGTTGATCCCGCTCAGAAATCAGATCTAGTCGCTACACGGTTTTCCCTGAGATACAAAACTACATCGGCATCTGGGGATGATTTTCGGAGAAATCGAGATTACCGAACTAGATTTGAGGGAGAAATTCCTTCAGAGTTAGTTAGTTATCAAGATAATCGCTTTGTGATCGCTTTGGGAGAATTACCCATAGAAACTAATCATCTCGCTCCTGGTACCAACGTTGAAATAGAATTGACGATTGAACGCTCTTTTCAGGACAAGATCGCACAACAGCGACTAGTGGTTATAGAAGAGATCCTTCGCTAGTTTGATGTCCATTTCTCAAAATCTTGCTGAAATTGTTCTAGAGATAAGAGCTTGATTCGAGGGTTGTCTTTGATTGAGCTTCGCGTTGCAGAGGTGTTGTATCCCCAACTAGCCAAGAATAAACCCACTCCCTCTAAGTGGGACTGTTGCTCGACTAATTGTAGTGCTTTGAGCCTGTCTTCGACAAACCAGAGCTGATCGGGTTGACAAGCATTACTCGCTAGCAACTGGGTTAAGGTTTGATATTTGGGTTGTTTAGATTCTTTACCGATGATCGACTCTGGAGCTAGTTTAACTCCTGCTTGTTGTAATAATTCTTGGACGAAACGACCTTCTTTAGTGGAAACAATGTAAATTTTGGTGTTATTTAGTAGGGTTCGTTGCATTTTAGCTATTACACCGGGATAAAATTTCTGTAATTCCAACCAACTTTCTAAATCTGATTCGATCCATTGATCGCGAACCTGATCTAAAGTTTGGGCGATCGCGACAGTTTCTAATTTTTCCCGATTGACGATTTCTGT contains these protein-coding regions:
- a CDS encoding HAD family hydrolase — translated: MLSSSPQILALDFDGVLCDGLAEYFQSSKRAYEQIWDKLSVSDKFEDAFARVRPVIETGWEMPVLLRALALGMTEADIQADWLGISTEIVNREKLETVAIAQTLDQVRDQWIESDLESWLELQKFYPGVIAKMQRTLLNNTKIYIVSTKEGRFVQELLQQAGVKLAPESIIGKESKQPKYQTLTQLLASNACQPDQLWFVEDRLKALQLVEQQSHLEGVGLFLASWGYNTSATRSSIKDNPRIKLLSLEQFQQDFEKWTSN